The Aeromicrobium senzhongii genome includes a window with the following:
- a CDS encoding sigma-70 family RNA polymerase sigma factor: MTALYDHPPLSAADDLVLGHLSLATALARRFTGRGVDLEDLEQVARLALVKAARRYDSDQGPFPPFASATIQGELKRHFRDRAWMVRPPRRVQEIQALIVSEQLPEVTSSNLDQLAARIGVEPEDLRDAVVARGCFQPDSVDDISHGRREFAHADDNLDFLVEWMSVARPLRELGEDERRLLHWRFVDGLTQQVIADRLGISQMQVSRRLSKVLSTLRHHPDLAAA, translated from the coding sequence ATGACTGCGTTGTACGACCACCCCCCGCTCTCGGCTGCCGACGACCTCGTGCTCGGACACCTCAGCCTCGCCACCGCCCTGGCTCGACGCTTCACCGGGCGCGGTGTCGACCTGGAGGATCTCGAGCAGGTCGCGCGCCTGGCCCTGGTCAAGGCCGCCCGCCGTTACGACTCCGATCAGGGGCCGTTCCCGCCCTTCGCCTCGGCCACGATCCAAGGTGAGCTGAAGCGTCACTTCCGCGACCGCGCCTGGATGGTGCGCCCGCCGCGCCGGGTCCAGGAGATCCAGGCGCTGATCGTGAGCGAGCAGCTCCCCGAGGTCACGTCATCGAACCTCGACCAGCTGGCCGCGCGCATCGGTGTCGAGCCCGAGGACCTGCGCGACGCGGTGGTGGCGCGCGGGTGCTTCCAGCCCGACTCCGTCGACGACATCAGCCACGGCCGTCGCGAGTTCGCGCACGCCGACGACAACCTCGACTTCCTCGTCGAGTGGATGTCCGTGGCCCGTCCGCTGCGCGAGCTCGGTGAGGACGAGCGTCGACTGCTGCACTGGAGGTTCGTCGACGGCCTCACGCAGCAGGTCATCGCCGATCGCCTCGGGATCAGCCAGATGCAGGTCTCGCGTCGGCTCTCGAAGGTGCTGTCGACCCTGCGCCACCATCCCGACCTCGCGGCGGCCTGA
- a CDS encoding NAD(P)H-dependent flavin oxidoreductase yields MSLPAVLQNRLSLPVVASPMFIASGPDLVIAQCKAGIVGSFPALNARPASLLGEWLDRIEDELAGTDAAPFAVNQIVHRSNNRLEEDMATIVEHRVPIVITSLGARPEINDAVHSYGGIVLHDIINDRFARKAIEKGADGLIAVAAGAGGHAGTLSPFALLQEIRQWFDGPLLLSGSIAHGRSVLAAQAAGADLAYVGSAFLATDEANVVDDYKQMIVDSSADDIVYSSLFTGVHGNYLRGSIEAAGLDPRNLPQGDPTTMDFGSGSTSDAKAWKDIWGAGQGLGVIDATVPAADLVARLRREYEEARRELLAAVPV; encoded by the coding sequence ATGTCCCTGCCCGCCGTCCTGCAGAACCGCCTGTCGCTCCCCGTGGTGGCCTCACCCATGTTCATCGCCTCGGGACCGGATCTGGTGATCGCGCAGTGCAAGGCCGGCATCGTCGGCTCCTTCCCCGCGCTGAACGCCCGGCCGGCGTCGCTGCTGGGCGAGTGGCTCGACCGGATCGAGGACGAGTTGGCGGGCACCGACGCCGCACCGTTCGCGGTGAACCAGATCGTGCACCGGTCCAACAACAGGCTCGAGGAGGACATGGCCACGATCGTCGAGCACCGGGTGCCGATCGTGATCACGTCGCTGGGCGCGCGTCCGGAGATCAACGACGCGGTCCACTCCTACGGCGGCATCGTGCTGCACGACATCATCAACGACCGGTTCGCCCGCAAGGCGATCGAGAAGGGCGCCGACGGCCTGATCGCCGTGGCGGCCGGCGCCGGTGGCCACGCGGGGACCCTCTCCCCCTTCGCGCTGCTCCAGGAGATCCGTCAGTGGTTCGACGGCCCCCTGCTGCTCTCGGGCTCCATCGCGCACGGCCGGTCGGTGCTCGCCGCCCAGGCCGCCGGCGCGGACCTGGCCTACGTCGGCTCGGCGTTCCTGGCCACCGACGAGGCGAACGTCGTCGACGACTACAAGCAGATGATCGTCGACAGCTCAGCCGACGACATCGTCTACTCCAGCCTCTTCACCGGCGTGCACGGCAACTACCTGCGCGGCAGCATCGAGGCCGCCGGGCTCGATCCCCGGAACCTCCCGCAGGGCGATCCGACGACGATGGACTTCGGCTCGGGCAGCACGAGCGACGCCAAGGCCTGGAAGGACATCTGGGGCGCCGGCCAGGGCCTGGGCGTGATCGACGCGACCGTCCCCGCCGCCGATCTGGTGGCCCGGCTGCGTCGCGAGTACGAGGAAGCGCGGCGGGAGCTGCT